A stretch of the Streptococcus oralis genome encodes the following:
- a CDS encoding NUDIX hydrolase: protein MPQLATICYIDNGKELLMLHRNKKPNDVHEGKWIGVGGKLERGETPQECATREILEETGLKAKPVLKGVITFPEFTPDLDWYTYVFKVTEFEGDLIDCNEGTLEWVPYDEVLSKPTWEGDHTFVEWLLEDKPFFSAKFVYDGDKLLDTQVDFYE, encoded by the coding sequence ATGCCTCAGTTAGCGACTATTTGCTACATTGATAACGGAAAAGAACTGCTCATGCTCCATCGTAATAAGAAACCCAATGATGTCCACGAAGGAAAATGGATTGGTGTGGGTGGTAAGCTAGAGCGAGGGGAGACACCTCAGGAGTGCGCAACGCGTGAAATCCTCGAAGAAACAGGGCTCAAAGCCAAGCCAGTACTTAAAGGTGTTATCACTTTTCCTGAATTTACGCCAGATTTAGACTGGTACACCTATGTTTTTAAGGTGACAGAGTTCGAGGGTGACTTGATTGACTGCAATGAGGGAACCTTAGAATGGGTTCCCTATGATGAAGTCTTAAGCAAGCCGACTTGGGAAGGTGATCACACCTTTGTTGAGTGGCTTTTAGAGGACAAACCCTTCTTTTCAGCCAAGTTTGTTTATGATGGGGATAAATTGTTGGATACCCAAGTTGATTTCTATGAATAA
- a CDS encoding YjjG family noncanonical pyrimidine nucleotidase — protein sequence MPYKFLLFDLDHTLLDFDAAEDVALTQLLKEEGVADIQVYKEYYVPMNKALWKDLEQKKIRKQELVNTRFSRLFAHFGQEKDGRLLAQRYQFYLAQQGQTLSGAHELLDSLIERDYDLYAATNGITAIQTGRLAQSGLAPYFNQVFISEQLQTQKPDALFYEKIGQQIAGFDKEKTLMIGDSLTADIQGGNNAGIDTIWYNPQRIENHTQAQPTYEVHSYQDLLDCLDAM from the coding sequence ATGCCCTACAAATTTCTACTCTTCGACCTTGACCACACCTTGCTTGATTTTGATGCTGCTGAGGATGTGGCTTTGACGCAACTTCTAAAAGAAGAAGGAGTTGCGGATATTCAAGTCTATAAAGAATACTACGTTCCTATGAACAAGGCTCTCTGGAAGGACTTGGAGCAAAAGAAAATCCGTAAACAAGAACTGGTTAACACGCGCTTTTCTCGTTTATTTGCTCATTTTGGACAGGAAAAAGATGGTAGGTTACTTGCCCAGCGTTACCAATTTTACTTAGCCCAACAGGGACAAACTCTTTCGGGTGCTCATGAACTCTTGGACAGCCTCATCGAACGTGATTATGACTTGTATGCTGCGACAAATGGCATTACTGCCATTCAGACGGGACGTTTGGCTCAATCTGGTCTGGCTCCCTATTTCAACCAAGTCTTTATCTCTGAACAGTTGCAAACACAAAAACCTGATGCACTATTCTATGAAAAAATCGGTCAGCAGATTGCAGGATTTGATAAAGAAAAGACGCTGATGATTGGAGATTCCTTAACTGCCGACATTCAAGGTGGCAATAATGCTGGCATTGACACTATCTGGTACAATCCTCAACGAATCGAAAATCACACACAAGCCCAGCCAACTTATGAAGTCCATTCTTACCAAGACTTGCTAGATTGTTTGGATGCTATGTAG
- a CDS encoding MATE family efflux transporter, with amino-acid sequence MYPTHQFKDKFVLFLKIFFPILIYQFANYSASFVDTTMTGQYNTMDLAGVSTATSLWNPFFTFLTGIVSAMVPIIGHHLGRGKKEEVASDFYQFIYLAFGLSLVLLGMVVFLAPPVLNNIGLEAQVAAVAVSYLWYLSIGIIPLLLFSVIRSLLDSLGLTKLSMYLMLLLLPLNSGFNYLLIYGAFGFPELGGAGAGLGTSLAYWVLLGISLLILFKQDRLKALHLEKRIPLNIDKIKEGVRLGLPIGGTVFAEVAIFSVVGLIMAKFSSLIIASHQSAMNFSSLMYAFPMSISSAMAIVVSYEVGAKRFEDAKTYARLGRVTALMFAGLTLSFLYIFRDRVANLYGNGPQFIETTAVFLTYSLFFQLADTFAAPLQGILRGYKDTIVPFYLGLIGYWGVAIPLGYLLDQATDLGAFAYWIGLIASLIVSGCLYQWRLKTVMKKLS; translated from the coding sequence ATGTATCCAACCCATCAATTTAAAGACAAGTTTGTCTTATTTCTTAAGATATTTTTTCCTATCCTAATTTATCAATTTGCCAATTATTCTGCCTCTTTTGTTGATACAACTATGACTGGGCAGTACAATACCATGGACTTGGCGGGGGTGTCAACCGCAACGAGTCTATGGAATCCTTTCTTTACTTTTTTAACAGGGATTGTTTCGGCCATGGTTCCCATCATAGGCCATCATCTGGGACGGGGCAAAAAGGAAGAAGTAGCATCTGATTTTTACCAATTTATCTACTTGGCTTTCGGACTGTCTTTGGTCTTGCTTGGAATGGTAGTATTCTTAGCGCCACCTGTCTTAAACAACATCGGACTAGAAGCTCAAGTGGCGGCAGTTGCAGTTTCCTATCTTTGGTACCTTTCTATCGGGATTATTCCCTTGTTGCTTTTCAGTGTCATTCGGTCTTTGTTGGATTCTCTTGGTTTGACCAAGTTATCTATGTATCTGATGCTCCTATTACTTCCGCTAAATAGTGGTTTTAACTATCTCTTGATATATGGAGCATTCGGTTTTCCTGAGCTTGGTGGTGCAGGAGCAGGTCTGGGAACTTCCCTAGCCTATTGGGTTTTATTGGGGATTTCTCTGCTTATTTTGTTCAAACAAGATAGGTTAAAAGCGTTACATCTTGAGAAACGGATTCCACTCAATATAGATAAAATCAAGGAAGGTGTTCGGCTAGGTCTACCAATCGGGGGAACCGTCTTTGCGGAAGTAGCTATTTTCTCCGTAGTGGGACTAATCATGGCTAAGTTTTCATCGCTCATCATCGCCAGTCACCAGTCAGCTATGAACTTTTCGAGTCTCATGTATGCTTTTCCTATGAGTATTTCCTCTGCTATGGCGATTGTTGTGTCTTACGAGGTGGGGGCCAAACGTTTTGAGGATGCAAAAACCTATGCTCGTCTGGGAAGAGTAACCGCCCTTATGTTTGCAGGTCTTACCCTGTCCTTTCTCTACATTTTTAGAGATCGTGTAGCAAATCTATATGGAAATGGCCCTCAGTTCATTGAAACAACTGCTGTATTTCTAACCTACAGTCTCTTTTTTCAGTTAGCTGATACCTTTGCGGCTCCTCTCCAAGGAATTTTAAGAGGCTATAAGGACACTATCGTTCCTTTCTATCTTGGATTAATCGGATATTGGGGAGTAGCGATACCACTAGGATATCTACTAGATCAAGCAACTGACTTAGGGGCATTTGCCTACTGGATTGGGTTAATTGCCAGCTTGATTGTTTCTGGTTGTTTGTATCAATGGCGTTTGAAAACCGTAATGAAAAAATTGAGCTAA
- a CDS encoding alpha-ketoacid dehydrogenase subunit beta: METKTMSFRDTIILAMSEEMRRDENVFLMGEDVGVFGGDFGTSVGMLEEFGPERVRDCPISEAAISGAAAGAAMTGLRPIVDMTFMDFSVIAMDNIVNQAAKTRYMFGGKGQVPMTVRCAAGNGVGSAAQHSQSLESWFTHIPGLKVVAPGTPADMKGLLKSSIRDNNPVIILEYKSEFNQKGEVPVDPDYTIPLGVGEIKRQGTDVTVVTYGKMLRRVVQAAEELAEEGISVEIVDPRTLVPLDKDIIINSVKKTGKVVLVNDAHKTSGYIGEISAIISESEAFDYLDAPIRRCAGEDVPMPYAQNLENAMIPTVESIKDTIRKTYNKE, from the coding sequence ATGGAAACAAAAACAATGTCGTTCCGTGACACCATTATCCTTGCTATGTCTGAGGAAATGCGTCGCGATGAAAATGTATTCTTGATGGGAGAAGACGTCGGTGTCTTCGGAGGAGACTTCGGAACTTCTGTTGGAATGCTCGAAGAATTTGGTCCAGAACGTGTCCGTGACTGTCCGATTTCTGAAGCTGCCATCTCGGGAGCAGCAGCAGGAGCAGCCATGACAGGACTTCGTCCAATTGTCGATATGACCTTCATGGACTTCTCGGTTATTGCCATGGATAATATCGTCAACCAAGCTGCTAAAACACGTTATATGTTTGGTGGTAAAGGTCAGGTTCCAATGACTGTACGTTGTGCAGCTGGTAACGGAGTTGGTTCTGCGGCCCAGCACTCGCAATCTCTAGAGTCTTGGTTTACACACATCCCTGGTCTCAAGGTTGTAGCTCCAGGTACGCCTGCGGACATGAAAGGACTGCTCAAGTCTTCTATCCGTGATAACAACCCTGTTATCATCCTTGAATACAAGTCAGAATTTAACCAAAAAGGGGAAGTGCCAGTTGATCCAGACTACACAATCCCACTTGGAGTTGGTGAAATCAAACGCCAAGGTACAGATGTAACAGTCGTTACTTATGGAAAAATGCTTCGCCGTGTGGTTCAAGCTGCTGAAGAATTAGCAGAAGAGGGAATTTCAGTTGAAATTGTGGACCCACGTACTCTTGTACCGCTTGATAAGGATATCATCATTAACTCAGTGAAGAAGACTGGTAAGGTGGTGCTAGTCAACGACGCCCACAAAACAAGTGGCTATATCGGAGAGATTTCAGCTATTATTTCAGAATCAGAAGCATTTGATTATCTAGACGCACCAATCCGCCGTTGTGCAGGAGAAGATGTGCCAATGCCTTACGCACAAAACCTAGAAAATGCAATGATTCCAACAGTTGAAAGCATTAAAGATACCATCCGTAAGACTTATAACAAAGAATAA
- a CDS encoding dihydrolipoamide acetyltransferase, translated as MADDKLRATPAARKLADDLGINLYDVSGSGANGRVHKEDVETYKDTNVVRISPLAKRIALEHNIAWQEIQGTGHRGKIMKKDVLAFLPENIENDTIKSPAQIEKVEEVPDNITPYGEIERIPMTPMRKVIAQRMVESYLTAPTFTLNYDVDMSEMLALRKKVLEPIMEATGKKITVTDLLSLAVVNTLMKHPYINASLTEDGKTIITHNYVNLAMAVGMDNGLMTPVVYNAEKMSLSELVVAFKDVIGRTLDGKLAPSELQNSTFTISNLGMFGVQSFGPIINQPNSAILGVSSTVEKPVVVNGEIVIRPIMSLGLTIDHRVVDGMAGAKFMKDLKALIENPISMLV; from the coding sequence ATGGCTGATGACAAGCTAAGAGCGACTCCTGCGGCTAGAAAGTTAGCGGATGATCTAGGGATCAACCTCTACGACGTTTCTGGCTCAGGTGCAAACGGTCGTGTCCACAAAGAAGACGTGGAAACTTATAAAGACACAAATGTGGTTCGCATTTCGCCACTTGCAAAACGAATTGCCCTCGAACATAACATTGCTTGGCAGGAAATCCAAGGAACTGGCCATCGTGGTAAGATCATGAAGAAGGACGTTTTGGCCTTCCTTCCTGAAAATATCGAAAACGACACCATCAAGTCCCCTGCTCAGATTGAAAAAGTGGAAGAAGTTCCAGACAATATCACTCCTTATGGTGAGATTGAGCGTATTCCAATGACACCAATGCGTAAGGTAATCGCCCAACGTATGGTTGAATCCTACCTAACTGCGCCAACCTTCACACTCAACTATGATGTCGATATGTCAGAAATGTTGGCTCTTCGTAAGAAGGTTCTTGAACCAATCATGGAAGCAACTGGTAAGAAAATTACGGTTACTGATCTTCTTTCACTTGCTGTTGTGAATACATTGATGAAACATCCTTACATCAATGCTTCATTGACAGAAGATGGCAAGACCATTATCACTCATAATTATGTCAACCTTGCTATGGCGGTTGGTATGGATAATGGATTGATGACACCTGTTGTCTATAATGCTGAAAAAATGAGCTTGTCAGAGTTGGTTGTAGCCTTCAAGGATGTTATTGGCCGTACCTTGGATGGTAAATTGGCTCCAAGCGAACTGCAAAATTCAACCTTCACAATCAGTAACTTGGGAATGTTTGGTGTTCAGTCCTTTGGTCCGATTATTAACCAACCCAACTCAGCAATCCTCGGGGTAAGCTCAACAGTCGAGAAACCTGTAGTTGTCAATGGTGAGATTGTTATCCGACCAATCATGAGCCTTGGTTTAACTATTGACCACCGTGTTGTAGATGGTATGGCTGGTGCTAAGTTTATGAAAGACTTGAAAGCCTTGATTGAGAATCCGATCTCAATGTTGGTTTAA
- a CDS encoding thiamine pyrophosphate-dependent dehydrogenase E1 component subunit alpha, which translates to MSTLDKNLLLEMFRKMEEIRRMDLKIAQLVKKGKVPGMTHFSVGEEAANVGAMLALNPDDLITSNHRGHGQAIAKGIDLNGMMAEILGKYTGTCKGKGGSMHIADLDAGNLGANGIVGGGMGIAVGAALSQQMQHTGKIVVCFFGDGATNEGVFHEAVNMASIWKLPVIFYCINNGYGISADIKKMTNVEHIHQRSAAYGIPGMFIEDGNNVIDVYEGFKKAVDHVRGGNGPVLIESVTYRWLGHSSSDPGKYRTREEVELWKQKDPIENLRKYLVENNIASAEELEEIQAQVKEAVEASVKFAEESPFPPLESAFEDIYAD; encoded by the coding sequence ATGTCAACTTTAGATAAGAATCTTTTGCTAGAGATGTTCCGTAAGATGGAAGAAATCCGTCGCATGGACTTAAAAATTGCTCAGTTAGTGAAAAAGGGGAAAGTTCCCGGTATGACTCACTTTTCTGTCGGAGAGGAAGCAGCTAACGTCGGAGCGATGCTGGCTCTTAATCCAGATGATCTGATTACCTCAAATCACCGTGGACACGGGCAAGCTATTGCCAAAGGGATTGACCTCAACGGAATGATGGCTGAAATCCTCGGGAAATACACTGGAACCTGTAAAGGAAAAGGTGGTTCTATGCACATCGCCGACCTTGATGCGGGTAACCTTGGTGCCAATGGTATCGTAGGTGGTGGTATGGGAATCGCTGTCGGTGCAGCCCTCAGTCAGCAAATGCAACATACTGGTAAAATCGTTGTCTGCTTCTTTGGAGATGGCGCGACCAACGAGGGTGTTTTCCACGAAGCAGTGAACATGGCTTCTATCTGGAAACTTCCTGTTATTTTCTACTGCATTAACAACGGTTATGGGATCTCTGCGGATATCAAGAAAATGACCAATGTGGAGCATATCCATCAACGTAGTGCTGCTTATGGAATCCCTGGAATGTTTATCGAAGATGGAAACAATGTCATCGATGTCTATGAAGGATTTAAGAAAGCCGTAGACCATGTTCGTGGTGGCAATGGACCAGTTTTGATCGAAAGTGTAACCTATCGCTGGCTTGGTCACTCATCATCTGACCCTGGTAAATATCGTACCCGTGAAGAAGTGGAATTGTGGAAACAAAAAGACCCAATCGAAAACCTTCGCAAGTACCTCGTTGAAAATAATATTGCGAGTGCAGAAGAATTGGAAGAAATTCAAGCACAAGTCAAGGAAGCAGTGGAAGCTTCTGTTAAATTTGCAGAAGAAAGTCCATTCCCACCACTAGAATCCGCATTTGAAGATATTTACGCAGACTAA
- a CDS encoding dihydroorotase yields MLLIKNGRVMDPKSGLDQVCDVLVQDGKIVKIAPEIKEEGAELIDATGLVVAPGLVDIHVHFREPGQTHKEDIHTGALAAAAGGFTTVVMMANTSPTISDVETLQEVLQSAAKEKINVKTVATITKNFNGQDLTDFKALLETGAVGFSDDGIPLESSKVVKEAMEEAKKLNTFISLHEEDPGLNGILGFNENIAKEHFHICGATGVAEYAMIARDVMIAYATKAHVHIQHLSKEESVKVVEFAQGLGAQVTAEVAPQHFSKTEALLLTQGSNAKMNPPLRLESDRRAVIEGLKSGVITVIATDHAPHHADEKNVEDITKAPSGMTGLETSLSLGLTYLVEAGELSLMELIEKMTVNPAKLYNFEAGYLAENGPADITIFDAKADRLVDSHFASKAANSPFIGETLKGQVKYTICKGQIVYQN; encoded by the coding sequence ATGCTACTAATCAAAAATGGTCGTGTAATGGATCCCAAGTCTGGTTTGGATCAAGTGTGTGATGTTTTGGTCCAAGATGGGAAAATTGTCAAAATTGCCCCTGAAATCAAGGAAGAAGGAGCAGAGCTAATTGATGCTACTGGTCTTGTAGTTGCGCCTGGACTAGTTGATATTCATGTTCATTTCCGTGAACCTGGTCAGACCCACAAGGAGGACATCCATACTGGGGCACTAGCGGCTGCTGCAGGTGGTTTTACAACGGTTGTTATGATGGCTAATACCAGTCCAACCATTTCGGACGTAGAAACTTTGCAAGAAGTTCTTCAGTCAGCTGCCAAGGAAAAAATTAACGTCAAAACGGTTGCGACTATTACCAAGAACTTTAATGGCCAAGATTTGACAGACTTTAAGGCACTCTTAGAAACAGGTGCGGTTGGTTTTTCTGATGACGGGATTCCCCTTGAAAGTAGTAAAGTGGTTAAGGAAGCCATGGAGGAAGCCAAAAAACTCAATACCTTTATCAGCCTTCATGAGGAAGATCCAGGTTTGAACGGGATTCTTGGCTTTAATGAAAACATCGCTAAGGAACATTTTCATATCTGTGGGGCGACTGGGGTGGCTGAGTACGCTATGATTGCGCGTGATGTTATGATTGCCTATGCAACCAAGGCCCATGTTCACATCCAGCATTTGTCTAAGGAAGAAAGTGTCAAGGTAGTGGAATTCGCTCAAGGTTTGGGAGCACAAGTCACAGCAGAAGTAGCGCCACAGCATTTCTCTAAGACAGAAGCTCTTCTTTTAACTCAAGGAAGCAATGCCAAAATGAATCCTCCGCTTCGTTTGGAATCAGACCGTCGTGCTGTTATCGAAGGTCTCAAGTCAGGTGTTATCACAGTTATCGCGACAGACCACGCTCCTCACCATGCAGATGAGAAAAATGTAGAAGATATCACCAAAGCACCATCTGGTATGACAGGTTTGGAAACCTCTCTTTCTCTTGGTTTGACTTATTTGGTGGAAGCTGGTGAGCTAAGCTTGATGGAATTGATTGAAAAAATGACTGTCAATCCAGCCAAACTTTACAACTTTGAAGCTGGTTACTTGGCTGAGAATGGTCCAGCGGATATCACTATCTTTGATGCTAAGGCTGACCGCCTTGTGGACTCACACTTTGCTTCAAAAGCAGCTAATTCACCATTTATCGGTGAAACTTTAAAAGGGCAGGTTAAATATACCATCTGTAAGGGACAAATCGTCTATCAAAACTAG
- a CDS encoding uracil-DNA glycosylase, translated as MQHSSWHALIKEQLPEGYFGKINQFMEQVYAQGTVYPPKEKVFQALLTTHLEEVKVVILGQDPYHGPGQAQGLSFSVPDAIPAPPSLQNILKELSDDIGAKKSHDLTAWAEQGVLLLNACLTVPAGQANGHSGLIWEPFTDAVIQVVNHLDRPVVFVLWGAYARKKKVLVTNPHHLIIESAHPSPLSVYRGFWGSKPFSKANAFLKETGQEPIDWLR; from the coding sequence ATGCAACACTCATCATGGCATGCTTTGATTAAGGAGCAATTACCTGAAGGTTATTTCGGGAAAATCAATCAATTTATGGAACAGGTCTATGCTCAGGGAACTGTCTATCCACCTAAGGAAAAAGTTTTTCAAGCTCTCTTGACTACTCATCTGGAAGAGGTTAAGGTGGTGATTCTAGGGCAAGACCCCTATCACGGGCCAGGTCAAGCGCAGGGTTTGAGTTTTTCTGTACCCGATGCTATCCCAGCTCCGCCGTCCTTGCAAAATATCTTGAAAGAATTGTCGGATGACATCGGAGCTAAGAAATCCCATGATTTGACAGCTTGGGCTGAGCAAGGAGTCTTGCTTCTCAATGCTTGCTTGACGGTTCCTGCTGGGCAAGCCAATGGTCATTCTGGGCTAATATGGGAGCCCTTTACTGATGCTGTGATTCAGGTGGTCAATCATCTAGACAGACCTGTAGTCTTTGTGCTCTGGGGCGCTTATGCACGTAAGAAGAAGGTCTTGGTTACCAATCCTCACCACTTGATTATCGAATCAGCCCATCCTAGTCCGTTATCGGTTTATAGAGGATTTTGGGGTTCCAAGCCTTTTTCCAAGGCCAATGCATTCTTAAAAGAGACAGGACAAGAGCCAATCGATTGGCTTAGATAA